The sequence GGCGAGGTGGTGGAGAAAGCCAGCGCCAAAGACCTATTTAACGACCCACGCCACCCCTACACGAGGGCATTATTAGAGGCGATCCCAAAGCCCGGGCAAAGAAAAGTCCGCCTAGCTAGCGTGGATGAAAATGTCAATTACCTAGATTTCCCCAAAGAGATACGATGTTAAGAGCAGAAAATCTCAAAAAATCCTATGGTGCGCTGGAGGTGCTAAAAGGGATCAACTTCACGCTAGAGCCTAAAGAGATTTTGAGCTTAGTTGGTGAGAGCGGGTGTGGCAAGAGCACGGCGGCTAAAATTTGCGTGGGGATGCAGCCGGCCAGCGAGGGAGAGGTGTTCTTTGAGGGCAAGCCTTTAAGCAAGTTTGGGGCTAAAGAGTGGCGCGCTTACCGCCAAAGCGTGCAAATGGTCTTTCAAGACCCCTACTCTAGCCTTAACCCCCGTTGGCGTATCCAAGACATCATCGCCGAACCCTTGCTCTTAAACACGAATTTAAGCAAGAGCCAAAGGCACAAGCGGGTGCTAGAAATCATGGCGCAAACGGGGTTAAAAGAGGAGTGGGCGACAAGGTATCCGCACCAATTCTCCGGAGGACAAAGGCAGAGAGTCGGCATTGCAAGGGCATTAATCCTAAAGCCTAAAGTGCTTATTTGCGATGAACCGGTATCTGCCCTAGATGTGTCTATCCAAGCGCAGATTTTAAACTTACTTCTAGACTTGCAAGCCCAGCTGGGCTTAAGCTATCTTTTTATTAGCCACGATTTGGGCGTGGTGGAGCACATCAGCGATCGTATTTTGGTGATGGAGGGGGGTGTGATTGTGGAAGAGGGCAGCGTAGAGAGTGTGCTAGGTAGCCCCAAACACCCCTATACTAAGAAGCTTTTAAACGCCGTCCCCCACCTAGACAAAATGTTACAACGATTCAAAGACTAAAAAGGGTTCTATTTCAATGTTTGTAGATTGCGTAGAGATTGTGGCGGCTTCGGGCAAGGGGGGGCCGGGCTGTGTGAGTTTTAGGCGCGAAAAGTTTGTCATGGAGGGCGGACCGGATGGGGGCGATGGGGGCGATGGGGGCGACATTGTCTTTAAAGTGGATAGCAACAGCGACACACTCAGTGCCTTTAGGGGCAAGAAGCACTACAAGGCGCAAAATGGCGCGCCCGGTGGGCCTAAAAATTGCAGCGGCAAGAGGGGGCAGGATTTGGTGATTTCTATCCCCCCCGGGACGCAAATTTTCAACGCCGATACGGGGGGGTTGCTCTGCGATTTAGTGGAGAGTGGGGCACAAATCACCCTGCTTAAAGGGGGCAAGGGGGGGCTTGGCAATGTGCGCTTTAAGAGCGCGTCCAAACAACGCCCCACCTACGCCCAAAAGGGTATGGCAGGGCAGAGCCTAAACCTGCGCCTAGAGCTCAAGCTCATCGCCCATGTGGGGCTCGTGGGCTTTCCAAATGCCGGTAAAAGTACGCTCATTAGTGTGCTCTCAAACGCCCGCCCTAAAATCGCCCCCTACGCTTTCACAACCCTAATCCCCAATTTGGGCGTGGTGCAGGCTGGGCAGTTTAAAGAGTTTGTGATGGCGGATATTCCCGGGATCATTTCCGGGGCAAGCGAGGGCAAAGGCTTGGGGCTAGACTTTTTGCGCCACTTGGAGCGCACGAAGTTTTTATTGTTTGTGCTCGACACCACTTACGATGTCCAAGAGCAATACACGCAACTCCGCCACGAATTGGCACACTTCTCTAGTGAGTTAGCGCAAAAAGATTTTGGCGTGGCGTTAAACAAAATGGATACAGGACAAGTTCCCGAATTTAGCGACCCAAAGGCTAAGTTTGTGCTGCCCATTTCAGCCGCCACGACTGAAAACACGGGGCAGTTATTGCAGCTTTTGACCCAAGCCCTGCATTTGGGCTAGTATATGCCTCTTTTTTTTGCTAAAGATTTTAAAGATACAGAGAACACGAGCCTAGCCATAGGCAAGTTTGACGGCGTGCATTTGGCGCACCAAAAATTATTGAGCTTGCTAGACGACAAGGGGGCGGTGCTGATTGTGGATTGGCAGAGGACTAAGGGGGTGCTGACTTCCTTAAAAGAGCGCATCGCCCTGCTTAAAGCCCATGCCAAGAGGGTGTATTTCTTGCCTTTAGAACAGGTTTGTACGCTCTTGCCCGGGGAGTTTGTTGCGCTCTTGTTAGCTAAATGCCCGCATTTACAAAAAATTGTTGTGGGCTATGATTTTCACTTTGGGCTTAATAAAATGGGAGACACGCAAACTTTGCAAAATCTCTTGCCCCCCCAAATTTGCCTAGAGATCATGCCCGCCTTTAAAATCAAGGGCATGGTCTTGCACGCCCGCCATATCCGCACCTGCCTTAAGAGGGGTGAGGTTGCGCTCGCTGCGCAGTTTCTCACCCGCCCCTTTAGCCTAGAGGGGGCGGTGATCTCAGGGCAACACTTAGGCAGCAACCAACTTTACCCCACACTCAACATGGCGATTCCCCCAAATGCCCTACTGCCCGCCTTTGGGGTGTATGCCGTGCAGGTGCAGCTGGAGGGCAGCTCTCAAATTTATGCGGGTGTGAGCTTTTTAGGCGAGAGGCTGAGCACAGATAGGCACTTAGCCCTAGAAACCCACCTCATCAACGCCCACCTACCCACCCCCCCCAAAGCCCTAAAGGTGTCCTTTATCCAAAAAATCAGGGATAATGTCTTTTTTGACAATCTGCCCGATTTGAAGGTACAAATCAGTAAGGACTTACAGCAAGCCAAAGCCCTCTTAAAGCCCGAGTAAGAGCAAGTT is a genomic window of Helicobacter sp. NHP19-012 containing:
- the obgE gene encoding GTPase ObgE; translation: MFVDCVEIVAASGKGGPGCVSFRREKFVMEGGPDGGDGGDGGDIVFKVDSNSDTLSAFRGKKHYKAQNGAPGGPKNCSGKRGQDLVISIPPGTQIFNADTGGLLCDLVESGAQITLLKGGKGGLGNVRFKSASKQRPTYAQKGMAGQSLNLRLELKLIAHVGLVGFPNAGKSTLISVLSNARPKIAPYAFTTLIPNLGVVQAGQFKEFVMADIPGIISGASEGKGLGLDFLRHLERTKFLLFVLDTTYDVQEQYTQLRHELAHFSSELAQKDFGVALNKMDTGQVPEFSDPKAKFVLPISAATTENTGQLLQLLTQALHLG
- a CDS encoding ATP-binding cassette domain-containing protein — protein: MLRAENLKKSYGALEVLKGINFTLEPKEILSLVGESGCGKSTAAKICVGMQPASEGEVFFEGKPLSKFGAKEWRAYRQSVQMVFQDPYSSLNPRWRIQDIIAEPLLLNTNLSKSQRHKRVLEIMAQTGLKEEWATRYPHQFSGGQRQRVGIARALILKPKVLICDEPVSALDVSIQAQILNLLLDLQAQLGLSYLFISHDLGVVEHISDRILVMEGGVIVEEGSVESVLGSPKHPYTKKLLNAVPHLDKMLQRFKD
- a CDS encoding bifunctional riboflavin kinase/FAD synthetase; translated protein: MPLFFAKDFKDTENTSLAIGKFDGVHLAHQKLLSLLDDKGAVLIVDWQRTKGVLTSLKERIALLKAHAKRVYFLPLEQVCTLLPGEFVALLLAKCPHLQKIVVGYDFHFGLNKMGDTQTLQNLLPPQICLEIMPAFKIKGMVLHARHIRTCLKRGEVALAAQFLTRPFSLEGAVISGQHLGSNQLYPTLNMAIPPNALLPAFGVYAVQVQLEGSSQIYAGVSFLGERLSTDRHLALETHLINAHLPTPPKALKVSFIQKIRDNVFFDNLPDLKVQISKDLQQAKALLKPE